The Streptomyces sp. DH-12 genome has a window encoding:
- a CDS encoding MmcQ/YjbR family DNA-binding protein — protein sequence MPDAEDVRRIALSLPDTTEKTAWSMPTFRVAGKMFATLPEDETSIAVRCPKEERDELALAEPEKFWIAGHEAQFAWVRVRLAALEGEGELRDILADSWRQAAPSRLLEAHPRLGLAPEG from the coding sequence ATGCCGGATGCCGAAGACGTACGACGGATCGCCCTGTCCCTGCCGGACACGACGGAGAAGACCGCTTGGAGCATGCCCACGTTCCGGGTCGCCGGGAAGATGTTCGCCACCCTGCCGGAGGACGAGACGTCCATCGCCGTGCGCTGCCCGAAGGAGGAGCGGGACGAACTGGCCCTCGCCGAGCCGGAGAAGTTCTGGATCGCCGGCCATGAGGCGCAGTTCGCGTGGGTGAGGGTCCGGCTGGCGGCGCTGGAGGGCGAGGGCGAGCTGCGCGACATCCTCGCCGACTCCTGGCGGCAGGCGGCGCCGTCCCGGCTGCTCGAGGCGCACCCCCGGCTGGGGCTGGCGCCGGAGGGCTGA
- a CDS encoding transketolase encodes MTITEQRTQTYGYTELPGLMELMTGDEKHGPAATSTLDVLWVLYDRVLRVDPGSADDPGRDRFLLSKGHGPMAYYAVLAAKGFLPVDWLPGFGSYDSPLGHHPDRTLVPGVEIGSGSLGHGLPIAVGTALGLRAQGRPGPAVWTLIGDAELDEGSNHEAIAFAGPAGLDRLHTVVVDNSSASYARPGGIAARFEAAGWSARTVDGRDHEALYAAFTAPHPGRPHVVVARVEPKDA; translated from the coding sequence ATGACGATCACCGAACAGCGCACACAGACGTACGGATACACCGAGCTCCCCGGCCTGATGGAGCTGATGACCGGTGACGAGAAGCACGGGCCGGCGGCGACGTCGACGCTGGACGTGCTGTGGGTGCTCTACGACCGGGTGCTCCGGGTGGACCCGGGGAGCGCGGACGACCCCGGGCGGGACCGTTTCCTGCTGTCGAAGGGGCACGGGCCGATGGCGTACTACGCCGTGCTCGCCGCCAAGGGGTTCCTGCCGGTGGACTGGCTGCCCGGCTTCGGCTCGTACGACTCCCCGCTCGGTCACCACCCGGACCGGACGCTGGTGCCGGGCGTGGAGATCGGCAGCGGATCGCTGGGGCACGGGCTGCCGATCGCGGTGGGCACGGCTCTGGGGCTGCGCGCGCAGGGCCGGCCCGGCCCCGCGGTGTGGACGCTGATCGGGGACGCCGAACTGGACGAGGGCAGCAATCACGAGGCGATCGCCTTCGCCGGTCCCGCGGGCCTCGACCGGCTGCACACGGTCGTCGTCGACAACTCCTCGGCGTCCTACGCCCGTCCGGGCGGGATCGCCGCGCGGTTCGAGGCGGCCGGATGGTCCGCCCGCACGGTCGACGGCCGCGACCACGAGGCGCTGTACGCCGCGTTCACCGCCCCGCACCCGGGCAGGCCGCACGTCGTCGTCGCCCGGGTCGAGCCCAAGGACGCATGA
- a CDS encoding GNAT family N-acetyltransferase: MIVERPDAARLLGMTDALAELLADTVDGGASVGFLAPLGRAAATAWWTERCASVAAGRLAVWTAYEEPGRVLGTVSLALPADKPNSRHRAELVKLMVHRTARGKGLGRRLLTVAEEAAAADGITLLHLDTETGSPAERLYRASGWTEAGAIPDYAADPGGVLRSTTLYYKRLPSPPPG; the protein is encoded by the coding sequence GTGATCGTCGAACGCCCTGACGCCGCCCGGCTGCTGGGCATGACCGACGCGTTGGCCGAGCTGCTGGCCGACACCGTGGACGGGGGCGCGTCCGTCGGCTTCCTCGCCCCGCTCGGCCGCGCGGCCGCGACCGCCTGGTGGACGGAGCGGTGCGCGTCCGTCGCCGCCGGCCGGCTCGCGGTGTGGACGGCGTACGAGGAACCCGGCCGGGTGCTGGGCACGGTGAGCCTCGCCCTGCCCGCCGACAAGCCCAACAGCAGGCACCGCGCGGAGCTGGTGAAGCTGATGGTGCACCGCACGGCCCGCGGGAAGGGGCTCGGACGCCGGCTGCTGACGGTCGCGGAGGAGGCGGCGGCCGCGGACGGCATCACCCTGCTGCACCTGGACACCGAGACCGGCAGCCCCGCCGAGCGCCTGTACCGCGCGTCCGGCTGGACCGAGGCGGGTGCGATCCCGGACTACGCGGCGGACCCGGGCGGGGTGCTGCGGTCCACGACGCTCTACTACAAGCGGCTGCCGTCGCCTCCCCCCGGGTGA
- a CDS encoding XRE family transcriptional regulator, with the protein MKQEERVAPDPVDVRLGARLAELRAEHGWSLGELAERSGVSRSTLSRAERAETSPTASLLNRLCAVYGRTMSQLLSEIEAEPAPVVRAARQPVWQDRASGFVRRSVSPPHAGLRGELVEGRLTAGADIPYDRPPVPGLEQHIWVLEGALAVTDGDTEHRLGEGDCLRLRVWGPTRFRCPGPEDVRYVVAVVRP; encoded by the coding sequence ATGAAACAGGAGGAACGGGTCGCCCCCGATCCCGTCGATGTGCGCCTGGGCGCCCGGCTGGCCGAGCTCCGGGCCGAACACGGCTGGTCCCTGGGGGAGTTGGCGGAACGCAGCGGAGTCAGCCGGTCCACGCTCTCCCGGGCCGAGCGGGCCGAGACCAGCCCCACCGCCTCCCTGCTCAACCGCCTCTGCGCCGTCTACGGCCGCACCATGTCCCAGCTGCTCAGCGAGATCGAGGCGGAGCCCGCGCCCGTGGTGCGCGCCGCCCGCCAGCCGGTGTGGCAGGACAGGGCCTCCGGCTTCGTCCGCCGCTCCGTGTCCCCGCCGCACGCGGGACTGCGCGGCGAACTCGTCGAGGGACGCCTGACCGCCGGCGCGGACATCCCCTACGACCGGCCGCCCGTCCCCGGTCTGGAACAGCACATCTGGGTGCTCGAAGGCGCCCTCGCCGTCACCGACGGGGACACCGAGCACCGCCTCGGCGAGGGCGACTGCCTCCGGCTGCGTGTCTGGGGTCCCACCCGCTTCCGCTGCCCCGGCCCCGAGGACGTGCGGTACGTGGTGGCGGTGGTGCGGCCGTGA
- a CDS encoding LysR family transcriptional regulator, translated as MIEARRLHILRAVADHRTVTAAAAALYLTPSAVSQQLTALEQETGHRLVERGAKGVRLTPAGEILLSHTHAVLAQLERAEAELAAYGAGEAGTVTVAAFATGIAQVVVPAVARLARSAPGIRIRVQDAEGDASLPMVLDRQVDVAVAVEYRGAPPADDPRLTHVPLYAEPFDAVVPVTHRLADGPEVPLAELAKDPWIGPYPGNPCHDVVVLACENAGFQPRLEHSSDDFRAVVALASADVGVALVPRSALRGMDLTGVVVRPVDGVAPTRRVFAAVRRGAEGHPLIRPVLDALRAAAGDA; from the coding sequence ATGATCGAAGCGCGGCGGCTCCACATCCTCCGTGCGGTGGCGGACCACCGCACGGTCACCGCGGCGGCCGCCGCGCTGTACCTCACCCCCTCGGCCGTCTCCCAGCAGCTCACCGCGCTGGAGCAGGAGACCGGCCACCGCCTGGTCGAGCGCGGCGCCAAGGGCGTACGGCTGACCCCGGCCGGGGAGATCCTGCTCAGCCACACCCACGCGGTCCTCGCCCAGCTGGAGCGGGCCGAGGCCGAGCTGGCCGCGTACGGGGCGGGGGAGGCCGGCACCGTCACGGTGGCCGCCTTCGCCACCGGCATCGCGCAGGTCGTCGTGCCCGCGGTGGCCCGCCTCGCCCGGTCCGCGCCCGGCATCCGCATCCGGGTGCAGGACGCCGAGGGCGACGCCAGCCTGCCGATGGTCCTGGACCGGCAGGTCGACGTCGCCGTGGCGGTCGAGTACCGCGGGGCGCCGCCCGCCGACGACCCGCGCCTCACCCACGTCCCGCTGTACGCCGAACCGTTCGACGCGGTCGTCCCCGTCACCCACCGGCTGGCCGACGGCCCCGAGGTGCCGCTCGCGGAGCTGGCCAAGGACCCCTGGATCGGCCCGTACCCCGGCAACCCGTGCCATGACGTGGTCGTGCTGGCCTGCGAGAACGCCGGGTTCCAGCCCCGTCTCGAACACTCCTCGGACGACTTCCGCGCGGTCGTCGCCCTCGCCTCGGCCGACGTGGGCGTGGCCCTGGTGCCCCGGTCGGCGCTGCGCGGCATGGACCTCACGGGTGTGGTGGTGCGTCCGGTCGACGGGGTGGCGCCCACGCGCCGGGTGTTCGCCGCCGTGCGCCGGGGCGCGGAGGGACACCCGTTGATCCGCCCGGTGCTCGACGCGCTGCGCGCGGCCGCCGGAGACGCCTGA
- a CDS encoding transketolase, with amino-acid sequence MDSMRDRFAPVVTRLLDEDPRVAVVLAEVGADRFDEALRRHPDRVVNVGIREQLLVGAASGMALTGLRPVVHTFASFLVERPFEQVKLDLGHQGVGAVLVSAAASFDWPAGGYTHMAPGDVALLDTLDGWTVHVPGHPDEAETLLRHAVAAGDDKVYVRLSLQSNAAGRPVDGRHFLTVREGRAGVVVAVGPMLDPVLAATEDMDVTVLYATTVRPFDATALRRATATAGTDVVLVEPYLAGTSTGAANDALADVPHRVLGLGVGRGELRRYGQFDEHLAAHGLDARSLRERIARFTAGSVPVGV; translated from the coding sequence GTGGACAGCATGCGTGATCGTTTCGCCCCTGTCGTCACCCGGCTGCTGGACGAGGACCCGCGGGTCGCCGTGGTCCTCGCGGAGGTCGGCGCGGACCGCTTCGACGAGGCGCTGCGCCGCCACCCGGACCGGGTGGTCAACGTCGGCATCCGGGAGCAGTTGCTGGTCGGCGCGGCGTCCGGAATGGCGCTGACCGGGCTGCGGCCCGTGGTGCACACCTTCGCCAGCTTCCTGGTGGAGCGGCCGTTCGAGCAGGTCAAGCTGGATCTCGGGCACCAGGGCGTGGGCGCGGTACTGGTGAGCGCCGCCGCGTCCTTCGACTGGCCCGCCGGCGGCTACACCCACATGGCGCCGGGCGACGTGGCGCTGCTCGACACCCTGGACGGCTGGACCGTGCACGTGCCGGGTCATCCGGACGAGGCCGAGACGCTGCTGCGGCACGCGGTGGCCGCCGGTGACGACAAGGTGTACGTACGGCTGTCGCTGCAGTCGAACGCGGCCGGCCGGCCCGTGGACGGGCGGCACTTCCTCACCGTCCGGGAAGGGCGCGCGGGAGTGGTGGTCGCGGTGGGGCCGATGCTGGACCCCGTGCTCGCGGCGACGGAGGACATGGACGTCACCGTGCTGTACGCCACCACGGTGCGCCCCTTCGACGCGACCGCGCTGCGCCGGGCCACCGCGACGGCGGGAACGGACGTCGTGCTGGTGGAGCCGTACCTGGCGGGCACCTCGACGGGCGCGGCGAACGACGCGCTGGCCGACGTGCCGCACCGGGTGCTGGGGCTGGGCGTGGGGCGGGGGGAGCTGCGGCGCTACGGGCAGTTCGACGAGCACCTCGCGGCGCACGGTCTGGACGCGCGGTCGCTGCGCGAACGGATCGCCCGGTTCACCGCCGGGAGCGTGCCCGTCGGCGTCTGA